A portion of the Lolium rigidum isolate FL_2022 chromosome 1, APGP_CSIRO_Lrig_0.1, whole genome shotgun sequence genome contains these proteins:
- the LOC124682902 gene encoding 54S ribosomal protein L37, mitochondrial-like — MAMSWTRVLKSGVTPRHGAAQLVGVRSFAVSAKGKKGGKGGAADAKPVLSKEMKSTTVFGANILKEGSDPKIQPDSEYPDWLWHLVDKRPVLSELRRKDAKTLPYEDLKRFVKLDNRARIKENNALTAKN; from the coding sequence ATGGCAATGTCTTGGACAAGAGTGTTGAAGAGTGGAGTTACTCCAAGACACGGTGCGGCTCAATTGGTTGGGGTCAGAAGCTTTGCGGTTTCAGCCAAGGGAAAGAAGGGTGGAAAAGGTGGTGCAGCTGATGCTAAGCCTGTGCTGAGCAAGGAAATGAAGAGCACAACTGTGTTTGGGGCTAACATCCTGAAGGAGGGTTCTGATCCCAAGATCCAACCAGATTCCGAATACCCTGACTGGCTGTGGCacttggtggacaagcgccccGTGCTGAGCGAACTTCGGAGGAAAGACGCCAAGACGCTGCCTTACGAAGACCTGAAGCGTTTCGTCAAGCTGGACAACCGGGCTCGGATCAAGGAGAACAATGCTCTCACTGCTAAGAACTGA
- the LOC124654029 gene encoding uncharacterized protein LOC124654029, with protein MASTTSTPTSGGGGARPWRTALLTLRDESVASPSPSALLALLRRLLLSPASPSLVASAAVLSPHEVGSDVVFLAEKAATVAPCAGADDVLPGVCHLIHDVMCKTNTEIDSSGWLALLKFLHELVKCSVEGACVKGLSDRTAALNTLSECMQILRFSSKDLGRSSSLTENSHVLRVLILIISCLQAELNMTDKSNGPGTSSYIPGSTSSKNSNTWDMKISAFSMVEDILCKIASTISEDLWLSVVELLRKVMDFVTARNLIIESSIISDSESSRYDLGSSDSDLSDTDGHAKNGDRFRSSKARLTAILCIQDICRADPKSLTSLWPLLLPESDVLQQRKYRATLMTCLIFDPVTKVRVEAASTIAAMLEGQALVLTQVAEYKESSKPGSFTTLSCSLGQILMQLHTGVMYLIQRETQATLLAALFRVLIFLISATPTPRAF; from the exons atGGCCTCtaccacctccactcccacctccGGGGGAGGCGGGGCAAGGCCCTGGCGCACCGCGCTCCTCACCCTCCGCGACGAGTCAGTCGCCTCGCCCTCCCCTTCGGCCCTCCtcgcgctcctccgccgcctcctcctgtcCCCCGCCTCGCCCTCCCTCGTTGCCTCTGCCGCCGTGCTCTCCCCTCACGAG GTGGGCTCTGATGTGGTGTTCCTCGCGGAAAAAGCCGCGACGGTGGCCCCCTGCGCTGGCGCCGACGACGTGCTTCCTGGCGTATGCCACCTG ATACATGATGTCATGTGCAAGACAAATACAGAAATCGACTCTTCTGGTTGGCTTGCACTGTTAAAGTTTCTTCATGAGCTTGTCAAGTGCTCAGTTGAGGGTGCATGCGTTAAGGGCCTTTCTGATAGGACAGCTGCACTGAATACCCTATCCGAGTGTATGCAAATTCTCAG GTTTTCGAGCAAGGATTTGGGAAGAAGTAGTTCATTAACTGAGAATTCACATGTACTCAGAGTTCTTATCTTGATTATATCATGCTTGCAAGCTGAACTTAACATGACAGATAAATCCAATGGCCCTGGCACATCTTCATACATTCCTGGATCAACCAGTAGTAAAAATTCTAATACCTGGGATATGAAAATCTCTGCATTTTCTATGGTGGAAGATATATTATGTAAGATTGCATCAACCATATCAGAAGATTTATGGCTCTCTGTTGTTGAG CTCTTGAGGAAAGTGATGGATTTTGTGACAGCTAGGAATCTTATTATAGAAAGTAGCATTAT TTCAGATAGTGAATCTTCTCGATATGATTTGGGCTCATCAGATTCAGATCTTAGTGATACTGATGGACATGCAAAAAACGGAGACCGTTTCCGGAGTTCGAAAGCTAGATTAACTGCCATCCTTTGTATACAG GATATCTGTCGTGCTGACCCAAAGTCACTCACTTCACTGTGGCCATTACTTTTACCTGAGAGCGACGttcttcaacaaag AAAATATCGAGCAACTCTGATGACATGTTTGATCTTTGACCCTGTCACAAAG GTACGTGTTGAGGCAGCATCAACCATTGCTGCTATGCTGGAAGGACAGGCCTTAGTCTTGACACAAGTTGCCGAGTACAAGGAATCATCGAAGCCTGGATCTTTCACTACGTTGTCCTgctcacttggtcaaattctgatgCAGCTGCATACAG GTGTAATGTACTTGATACAGCGTGAAACTCAAGCTACATTGCTTGCAGCATTGTTCAGAGTTCTCATTTTTCTGATATCTGCTACACC TACCCCGCGGGCGTTCTAA